A window of Panicum virgatum strain AP13 chromosome 8K, P.virgatum_v5, whole genome shotgun sequence contains these coding sequences:
- the LOC120645471 gene encoding uncharacterized protein LOC120645471, producing MLLLPFHFLTRKSRYKLIFSLNHFCRSWTVLSGGAHKRKVNGILGLLCREHFPGLVHYQGRYEPAWTWDHYIAANNDQLDRSGRAFENKAERVKGELWDFYRCDEGYEERAAIVAHNRCIKLVKDMHYEAQVQCVINYCAHFLKQKIGKSEARDLKLTREQYLQVPAWWCRNDTVCWERIVDKWFDPEWQALHDAGRQRRLLMPGPAHHQGSLNNDEYRARWSSSHEGQECAPFLGWALARKGKATSNVTYNPDDPPSAYSNPSVHSRIQAYTEMGRQVHGADWDPRTQPLDGEVIMRVGGGKNMGATTLATAF from the exons ATGTTATTACTACCTTTTCATTTTCTAACTCGAAAATCACGGtacaaactaatattttctctTAATCACTTTTGCAGGAGTTGGACTGTCCTCAGTGGCGGTGCTCACAAACGCAAGGTCAACGGCATCCTGGGTCTTTTGTGCAGGGAGCACTTCCCAGGCCTGGTCCACTATCAAGGACGGTACGAGCCGGCCTggacgtgggaccactacatcgccGCCAACAACGATCAGTTGGATCGGAGCGGCAGAGCCTTTGAGAACAAGGCGGAGCGGGTAAAGGGCGAGCTCTGG GATTTTTACAGGTGTGATGAGGGATACGAGGAGCGGGCGGCGATTGTGGCTCACAATCGATGCATTAAACTCGTGAAGGACATGCATTATGAGGCGCAAGTCCAGTGCGTCATCAACTATTGTGCACATTTCCTAAAGCAAAAGATCGGGAAGTCTGAGGCGAGGGATTTGAAACTGACTCGAGAGCAATATTTACAG GTTCCTGCGTGGTGGTGTCGTAATGACACCGTGTGCTGGGAGCGCATAGTGGACAAGTGGTTCGACCCCGAGTGGCAGGCTTTGCACGATgctggccggcagcggcgattGCTGATGCCAGGTCCAGCGCACCATCAAGGCAGCCTCAACAACGATGAGTACAGGGCTAGATGG TCGTCCTCACATGAAGGCCAGGAGTGTGCCCCGTTCCTGGGATGGGCTCTGGCCCGCAAGGGCAAGGCGACATCCAACGTCACCTACAACCCTGACGATCCGCCCTCGGCGTACAGCAACCCGTCCGTCCACAGTCGTATCCAGGCGTACACAGAGATGGGAAGACAGGTCCATGGGGCAGACTGGGATCCGAGGACCCAGCCCCTTGATGGAGAAGTCAttatgagggtgggaggaggcaaaAACATGGGCGCTACTACATTGGCGACGGCCTTTTAG
- the LOC120643987 gene encoding uncharacterized protein LOC120643987 — MAMSDARYKLLGGGQYPSECDEDAPVPPALPVPFCRCEPGNQLAEVKQSRHPKTAGRAFYICKWNDSLNPCHCLFFQWIDGPDKFDPRIRLFPYYRSESWAFNEFRRWVPPPLNPPPMTEEEKQEAAIYRVNNPPKCHCGVRAKLQRPNIGVPPKFTPFFRCSLKTRDGWPACDFNEYIYGPRSHWSTEEEVREFESGKKPWPCTTTPSLRCKCGILATKGVVPSELGYGYYCGNSYGEYWEGRTCDWEWFEGRYELMLQLGRTKEPWKSRDTLNRKLKIRKDYQVTLPLESFLSGPVLQDLRREYGKKAAEKATLEDCIVYWRRNRSKYPRPLTDR, encoded by the exons ATGGCAATGAGCGATGCCCGGTACAAGCTGCTTGGTGGTGGACAGTACCCCTCCGAGTGTGATGAGGATGCCCCAGTCCCTCCTGCCCTTCCAGTTCCATTCTGTCGTTGTGAACCGGGCAATCAGCTGGCAGAGGTGAAGCAATCGAGGCATCCCAAGACGGCCGGTAGAGCATTCTACATATGCAAGTGGAATGATTCATTGAATCCTTGCCACTGCCTTTTCTTTCAGTGGATCGATGGTCCGGATAAGTTCGATCCTAGAATTCGGCTGTTCCCTTATTATCGGTCAGAGTCGTGGGCGTTCAATGAGTTTAGACGATGGGTCCCTCCCCCACTAAATCCACCACCTATGacagaggaagagaagcaagaagctGCTATATATCGTGTGAACAATCCTCCCAAATGTCATTGCGGTGTTCGTGCCAAACTTCAAAGGCCTAATATTGGTGTCCCTCCAAAGTTCACTCCCTTTTTTAGATGCTCGCTAAAGACTAGA GATGGATGGCCGGCATGTGACTTCAATGAGTATATTTATGGTCCTAGATCTCATTGGTCGACAGAAGAGGAAGTGCGAGAATTTGAGAGTGGGAAGAAGCCATGGCCATGTACAACTACTCCTAGTCTTCGATGCAAGTGTGGTATTCTGGCCACAAAAGGCGTAGTTCCTTCTGAGCTTGGCTACGGATATTACTGTGGCAATAGCTACGGAGAGTATTGG gagggaaggacatgtgattgggAGTGGTTCGAAGGCCGGTATGAGCTAATGTTGCAATTGGGCAGAACAAAAGAGCCTTGGAAATCTCGAGACACTTTAAATAGAAAACTGAAGATAAGGAAGGATTACCAAGTTACTTTGCCCCTTGAGTCATTTCTGTCAGGGCCTGTACTCCAAGACCTACGGCGTGAGTATGGAAAGAAGGCAGCAGAAAAGGCGACTCTTGAGGATTGCATTGTTTATTGGAGGAGGAACCGAAGCAAGTATCCACGGCCCCTCACAGATAGGTAG
- the LOC120643986 gene encoding WAT1-related protein At5g64700-like isoform X1, with protein sequence MMDVETGARAAAPPAPEADVKTDASAAAAPPPPPEADADAAWKAPAAMVLVQLFNTGMVLLSKAAIGGGMFVLVLLAYRGIFGAVIILPLVLLLERGKWKEMDWRAAGWIFLNALIGYAVPMSIYFYGLRDTTASYAIIFLNMIPLTTFILSLLLRMEALHIRTMAGSLKVAGVLLSVGGTMIISLYKGEILHLWNPILHLRSEEHVGVARHQLRGTFLLAGSTFMFACWYLIQSKILKVYPYKYWSSMATCLVGGFQTALAGVIVRRDVNAWKIGWDINLLTIVYSGALATAGKYSLNSWAVAKKGPSYPPMFMPLSVVFTVVLGSIFLGDDITVGSLIGTTLVIVGTYIFLWAKANELPKK encoded by the exons ATGATGGACGTGGAGACGggcgcccgcgcggcggcgccgccggcgccggaagCGGACGTGAAGACGGACGCCAGCGCggctgcggcgccgccgccgccgccggaagcgGATGCGGACGCGGCGTGGAAGGCTCCGGCGGCGATGGTGCTGGTGCAGCTGTTCAACACGGGGATGGTGCTGCTGTCCAAGGCGGCCATCGGCGGCGGCATGTTCGTCCTCGTGCTCCTCGCCTACCGCGGCATCTTCGGCGCCgtcatcatcctccccctcgTGCTCCTCCTGGAGAG AGGGAAGTGGAAAGAAATGGACTGGCGCGCCGCTGGATGGATCTTCCTTAATGCACTCATCGG ATATGCGGTACCAATGAGCATATACTTCTATGGGCTACGCGACACAACGGCATCCTACGCCATCATATTCCTGAACATGATTCCTCTAACAACCTTCATCCTCTCCTTGCTCCTCAG AATGGAGGCACTGCACATCAGAACCATGGCAGGATCGCTTAAGGTTGCCGGAGTCTTGCTCTCCGTCGGCGGCACAATGATCATCAGCCTTTACAAGGGAGAGATTTTGCATCTCTGGAATCCTATCCTTCACCTTCGCAGTGAAGAGCATGTGGGTGTCGCAAGGCATCAGCTGCGGGGAACGTTCTTGTTGGCAGGCAGCACCTTCATGTTTGCTTGCTGGTATCTAATTCAG TCCAAGATTCTCAAGGTGTATCCATACAAATACTGGTCATCCATGGCGACGTGCTTGGTTGGAGGGTTTCAGACAGCACTTGCAGGAGTCATAGTGAGGAGGGACGTGAACGCCTGGAAGATAGGATGGGACATAAACCTTCTGACCATTGTGTACTCG GGGGCACTCGCAACTGCTGGAAAATATAGCTTGAACTCGTGGGCTGTGGCTAAGAAAGGACCGTCATATCCTCCCATGTTCATGCCATTGTCTGTAGTCTTTACTGTTGTGCTGGGCTCCATTTTCTTAGGCGACGACATCACCGTGGGAAG CCTCATTGGGACAACTCTGGTGATTGTTGGGACCTACATCTTCCTCTGGGCCAAAGCAAACGAGCTACCTAAAAAGTAA
- the LOC120643986 gene encoding WAT1-related protein At5g64700-like isoform X2, whose protein sequence is MMDVETGARAAAPPAPEADVKTDASAAAAPPPPPEADADAAWKAPAAMVLVQLFNTGMVLLSKAAIGGGMFVLVLLAYRGIFGAVIILPLVLLLERGKWKEMDWRAAGWIFLNALIGMEALHIRTMAGSLKVAGVLLSVGGTMIISLYKGEILHLWNPILHLRSEEHVGVARHQLRGTFLLAGSTFMFACWYLIQSKILKVYPYKYWSSMATCLVGGFQTALAGVIVRRDVNAWKIGWDINLLTIVYSGALATAGKYSLNSWAVAKKGPSYPPMFMPLSVVFTVVLGSIFLGDDITVGSLIGTTLVIVGTYIFLWAKANELPKK, encoded by the exons ATGATGGACGTGGAGACGggcgcccgcgcggcggcgccgccggcgccggaagCGGACGTGAAGACGGACGCCAGCGCggctgcggcgccgccgccgccgccggaagcgGATGCGGACGCGGCGTGGAAGGCTCCGGCGGCGATGGTGCTGGTGCAGCTGTTCAACACGGGGATGGTGCTGCTGTCCAAGGCGGCCATCGGCGGCGGCATGTTCGTCCTCGTGCTCCTCGCCTACCGCGGCATCTTCGGCGCCgtcatcatcctccccctcgTGCTCCTCCTGGAGAG AGGGAAGTGGAAAGAAATGGACTGGCGCGCCGCTGGATGGATCTTCCTTAATGCACTCATCGG AATGGAGGCACTGCACATCAGAACCATGGCAGGATCGCTTAAGGTTGCCGGAGTCTTGCTCTCCGTCGGCGGCACAATGATCATCAGCCTTTACAAGGGAGAGATTTTGCATCTCTGGAATCCTATCCTTCACCTTCGCAGTGAAGAGCATGTGGGTGTCGCAAGGCATCAGCTGCGGGGAACGTTCTTGTTGGCAGGCAGCACCTTCATGTTTGCTTGCTGGTATCTAATTCAG TCCAAGATTCTCAAGGTGTATCCATACAAATACTGGTCATCCATGGCGACGTGCTTGGTTGGAGGGTTTCAGACAGCACTTGCAGGAGTCATAGTGAGGAGGGACGTGAACGCCTGGAAGATAGGATGGGACATAAACCTTCTGACCATTGTGTACTCG GGGGCACTCGCAACTGCTGGAAAATATAGCTTGAACTCGTGGGCTGTGGCTAAGAAAGGACCGTCATATCCTCCCATGTTCATGCCATTGTCTGTAGTCTTTACTGTTGTGCTGGGCTCCATTTTCTTAGGCGACGACATCACCGTGGGAAG CCTCATTGGGACAACTCTGGTGATTGTTGGGACCTACATCTTCCTCTGGGCCAAAGCAAACGAGCTACCTAAAAAGTAA